In Dyella terrae, one DNA window encodes the following:
- a CDS encoding MFS transporter has product MRAPDSLPFSSVRRGMTLLFAAAAGLSVANVYYAQPLLDQLAADFAISRAAVGGVITATQLGCGLALVFVVPLGDIVQRRRLMTVQLGALVAALGLVAMAWSPIMLLAGMLAVGVLGTAMTQGLIAYAASASAPQERGRVVGATQSGVFLGLLLARVFAGGISDLVGWRGVYVASALLMLLLALPLRNGLPVVSMQRHRQGYLSLLASMFRLLREERVLRVRGLLALFMWAAFNIFWSALVLPLSAAPFHLSHTAIGAFGLVGAVGALAAAGAGRWADQGRAERSSLVALLLLWAAWWPLSLMTWSLWALVIGILLLDMGGQMLHVTNQSMILGARPDAHSRLIGLYMLFYAAGSGLGAIGTTAVYAFAGWRGVCLLGAGVSLLALVFWVATRGVKEDRSHLCKAAVSVGPCTSG; this is encoded by the coding sequence ATGCGTGCGCCCGACTCCTTGCCTTTCTCCTCCGTCCGTCGCGGCATGACACTGCTGTTCGCCGCTGCAGCGGGCCTCAGCGTGGCCAATGTGTATTACGCCCAACCCTTGCTCGATCAGCTGGCGGCGGACTTCGCCATCAGCCGGGCCGCGGTGGGTGGCGTCATCACGGCCACCCAGCTGGGCTGCGGTCTGGCGCTTGTGTTCGTGGTGCCACTGGGCGATATCGTCCAGCGGCGACGCTTGATGACAGTGCAGTTGGGCGCGTTGGTGGCCGCACTAGGCCTCGTGGCGATGGCGTGGTCCCCCATCATGCTGCTGGCCGGCATGCTCGCCGTCGGGGTGCTCGGCACGGCGATGACACAGGGCCTCATTGCCTATGCGGCCAGCGCGAGCGCGCCGCAGGAGCGTGGGCGCGTCGTCGGTGCGACGCAGAGCGGGGTATTCCTCGGGCTGTTGCTCGCACGCGTTTTTGCCGGCGGCATCAGCGACCTGGTCGGGTGGCGAGGTGTCTACGTCGCGTCGGCCCTGCTGATGCTTCTGTTGGCGCTACCGTTGCGTAACGGTTTGCCCGTCGTGTCGATGCAACGCCATCGACAGGGCTACCTGTCACTGCTTGCCTCGATGTTTCGATTGTTGCGCGAGGAGCGGGTTCTGCGCGTTCGTGGTCTGCTGGCGCTCTTCATGTGGGCGGCTTTCAACATCTTCTGGAGCGCGCTGGTGCTGCCGCTGAGTGCGGCGCCCTTCCATCTGTCGCATACCGCCATCGGCGCCTTTGGTCTTGTCGGTGCCGTGGGTGCGCTGGCGGCGGCTGGGGCCGGGCGCTGGGCGGACCAGGGTCGGGCCGAGCGATCCAGTCTCGTGGCGCTGCTGCTTCTATGGGCGGCGTGGTGGCCGCTGTCGCTCATGACGTGGTCGCTATGGGCGTTGGTGATCGGCATTCTGTTGCTGGATATGGGCGGCCAGATGCTGCACGTCACCAACCAGAGCATGATCCTGGGCGCGCGGCCGGATGCGCACAGTCGGTTGATCGGTCTCTACATGCTCTTTTACGCGGCAGGGAGCGGACTGGGTGCGATCGGCACGACGGCCGTGTATGCCTTTGCCGGGTGGCGTGGCGTGTGCTTGTTGGGGGCGGGAGTGAGCTTGCTGGCGCTGGTGTTCTGGGTGGCAACGCGCGGTGTGAAGGAAGATCGGTCTCACCTGTGCAAGGCAGCCGTGTCGGTCGGACCGTGCACGAGCGGGTGA
- a CDS encoding winged helix-turn-helix transcriptional regulator, producing the protein MPRHKTASADTCPVARSLDLIGDRWSLLVIRDAFDGVQRFGDFQRSLGVARNILSDRLGRLIEAGILALQPASDGSAYQEYVLTPAGKGLFPIVVALRQWGEQHLFEPGEPHSVLVDKRTGKPVPVMAPRTGQGRLLVSDHTQVKKVP; encoded by the coding sequence ATGCCCCGCCACAAGACCGCCAGCGCCGACACCTGCCCCGTGGCCCGCAGCCTCGACCTCATCGGGGATCGCTGGAGCCTGCTGGTGATTCGGGACGCTTTTGACGGCGTGCAGCGCTTTGGCGACTTCCAGCGCAGCCTGGGCGTTGCGCGCAACATTCTTTCTGACCGGCTGGGCCGGCTGATCGAGGCCGGCATCCTCGCGCTCCAGCCAGCCTCCGACGGAAGCGCGTACCAGGAGTACGTGTTGACGCCCGCAGGAAAGGGGCTTTTCCCCATCGTCGTCGCGCTGCGTCAGTGGGGAGAGCAACATCTCTTCGAGCCGGGCGAGCCGCACTCCGTGCTGGTCGACAAACGCACGGGTAAACCGGTGCCGGTCATGGCGCCGCGCACCGGGCAAGGCAGGCTGCTGGTGTCCGATCACACGCAGGTGAAGAAGGTGCCCTAG
- a CDS encoding YkgJ family cysteine cluster protein gives MTKAAGTERHDATCSSCEAVCCRLTVVLQPEDRIPDYLAACSPEGLPVMKRGSDGWCVALNRANMNCGIYETRPSVCRRFVMNGPYCKAVRAEYSGAVSPGAPRKPDALAP, from the coding sequence ATGACTAAAGCGGCTGGCACGGAGCGGCATGACGCAACGTGTTCTTCCTGCGAAGCCGTTTGCTGCCGCCTGACAGTCGTGCTGCAACCGGAGGATCGTATACCTGACTACCTGGCGGCGTGCTCGCCGGAGGGCTTGCCGGTCATGAAGCGCGGAAGTGATGGCTGGTGTGTTGCCCTGAACAGGGCGAACATGAACTGTGGCATCTACGAAACCCGGCCTTCCGTGTGCCGGCGCTTCGTCATGAACGGGCCCTACTGCAAAGCGGTTCGCGCCGAGTACAGCGGCGCCGTGAGTCCCGGCGCCCCCCGCAAGCCAGATGCTCTGGCTCCATAA
- a CDS encoding dihydrofolate reductase family protein encodes MAKLIYELNVSLDGYIDHQHFGPPDRDLFRHFTHRLRELSGMVYGRGMYQVMNYWDDAHPEWDADERDYADAWRNQRKWVVSRTLSTVGPNATLIANDLEATMQKLKAECPGEIEVAGTGLAQSLTGLGLIDEYRLYLHPVVLGSGKPYFSAARSRLRLVAHEPMSQDVIRLTYVPA; translated from the coding sequence GTGGCAAAGCTCATCTACGAACTCAATGTCTCCCTCGATGGCTACATCGACCACCAGCATTTCGGTCCGCCGGATCGGGACCTCTTCCGCCACTTCACCCATCGCCTGCGCGAGCTGTCCGGCATGGTGTATGGCCGCGGCATGTACCAGGTCATGAACTACTGGGACGACGCGCATCCGGAGTGGGACGCCGACGAACGCGACTATGCCGATGCGTGGCGCAACCAGCGCAAGTGGGTCGTGTCGCGCACGTTATCGACGGTCGGACCGAACGCTACGCTGATTGCGAACGATCTCGAAGCGACCATGCAAAAACTGAAAGCCGAATGTCCCGGTGAGATCGAAGTGGCGGGCACCGGCCTCGCGCAGAGCCTGACCGGGCTTGGACTCATCGATGAGTACCGCCTCTATCTTCATCCCGTCGTGCTGGGCAGCGGCAAGCCCTACTTTTCGGCGGCCCGTTCCCGCCTTCGCCTGGTGGCGCATGAACCGATGTCGCAGGACGTGATCAGGTTAACCTACGTGCCTGCCTGA
- a CDS encoding OprO/OprP family phosphate-selective porin yields the protein MRNGASRLSWGGIGIAGALTLASSCAHAGDYSLYGDWPTHVTAADGTDFGLAVLYQYDVNAFSNDAGKFENANTNRRIQIGLYLRKPGVYDSVVQYDFQSNQWADAFVRLRSKGVVGTDLGNFRLGYSKTPVGFEGATSSSATTFLETALPTQAIWEGRRAGVDWSFVRTHFVLNIGDYFWRKDFDGQNPGQTWAMRAAWVPLNKEGAVLHLGVSASRESLDWADEGAVPPQARFRARPEAGLTPVRLVDSGTLAYSKRVDREGIEALWIGGSWSMQAEYLHANVVRYNGKPDYNARGFYVFGTWTVTGEARQYNDGNVGDRRYNSRNQQDINSEGQWGALELALRYSQLDLNDGAVTGGKEHDWTLGANWYLGRRLKLQANYVWAFSDRGNLQVNPRIVEMRAQVSF from the coding sequence ATGAGGAATGGGGCTTCGCGCTTGAGCTGGGGTGGCATAGGGATCGCTGGCGCGCTGACGCTCGCATCGTCGTGCGCTCATGCGGGTGACTACAGCCTTTACGGCGACTGGCCCACGCATGTGACGGCCGCCGATGGCACGGACTTCGGCCTGGCCGTCCTGTATCAGTACGACGTCAACGCGTTCTCCAACGATGCGGGCAAGTTTGAGAACGCGAACACGAATCGGCGCATTCAGATCGGCCTTTACCTGCGCAAGCCGGGCGTCTACGACTCGGTGGTCCAGTACGACTTCCAGAGCAACCAGTGGGCCGATGCCTTCGTACGATTACGCAGCAAAGGCGTTGTCGGCACGGACCTGGGCAACTTCCGTCTGGGCTACTCGAAGACACCGGTGGGTTTCGAAGGAGCGACGAGTTCGTCGGCCACGACCTTTCTGGAAACCGCGTTGCCAACGCAGGCGATCTGGGAAGGCCGGCGCGCCGGCGTGGACTGGTCGTTTGTACGCACGCACTTCGTGCTGAACATCGGCGACTACTTCTGGCGCAAGGATTTCGATGGTCAGAACCCGGGGCAGACCTGGGCGATGCGAGCGGCATGGGTGCCGCTCAACAAGGAAGGTGCCGTACTTCACCTGGGTGTATCGGCGTCGCGCGAATCACTCGATTGGGCCGATGAAGGCGCCGTGCCGCCGCAGGCGCGCTTTCGTGCGCGACCCGAAGCCGGGCTGACGCCGGTGCGCCTGGTCGACTCCGGCACGCTCGCCTACAGCAAGCGCGTGGACCGGGAAGGGATCGAAGCCCTGTGGATCGGCGGTTCGTGGTCGATGCAGGCGGAATACCTGCACGCCAACGTGGTTCGCTACAACGGCAAGCCTGACTACAACGCGCGCGGATTCTATGTGTTCGGCACCTGGACCGTGACGGGCGAAGCGCGCCAGTACAACGACGGCAATGTCGGCGATCGCCGCTACAACAGTCGCAACCAGCAGGACATCAACTCGGAAGGCCAGTGGGGCGCGCTTGAGCTGGCCTTGCGCTACAGCCAGCTCGATCTCAACGACGGTGCCGTGACGGGCGGCAAGGAGCACGACTGGACGCTGGGCGCCAACTGGTACCTAGGGCGGCGCCTCAAGCTGCAAGCCAACTACGTGTGGGCATTCAGTGATCGCGGCAATCTGCAGGTGAATCCGCGCATCGTCGAGATGCGCGCGCAGGTGTCGTTCTGA
- a CDS encoding aldo/keto reductase, which produces MQKRMLGNSGLAVSAIGFGCMGLNFSYSHALSDDASIRLIRDAFDRGVTLFDTAEVYGPFTNEALVGKALAPVRDQVVIATKFGFDIDPATGQNKGLNSRPEHIRAVAEASLKRLGVEVIDLLYQHRVDPQVPIEDVAGAVKDLIAEGKVRHFGLSEPGAQTVRRAHAVQPVSALQNEYSLWTRGPETNGILGACKELGIGLVAYSPLGKGFLTGAMNKDTALGDNDFRKNLPRFSPEAMAANQALVDLLKDIAASKQATPAQIALAWLLAREPWIVPIPGTTKLHRLEENLGAVDVGLSDSDLATIESAAANIRIEGERYPPQLMATTGR; this is translated from the coding sequence ATGCAAAAGCGCATGCTTGGCAACAGCGGACTGGCCGTGTCCGCCATCGGTTTTGGCTGCATGGGGCTCAATTTCAGCTACAGCCACGCGCTCTCGGATGACGCATCCATCCGGTTGATTCGTGATGCCTTCGATCGTGGCGTGACCTTGTTCGATACCGCCGAAGTCTATGGTCCGTTTACCAACGAAGCGCTGGTTGGCAAGGCGCTGGCGCCGGTGCGCGACCAGGTGGTGATTGCCACGAAGTTCGGCTTTGACATCGATCCGGCGACGGGGCAGAACAAAGGACTCAACAGTCGCCCCGAGCACATTCGCGCCGTGGCCGAGGCATCGCTCAAGCGCCTGGGCGTCGAGGTGATCGACCTGCTCTATCAGCATCGAGTCGATCCGCAGGTGCCGATCGAAGACGTGGCTGGCGCGGTCAAGGATCTCATCGCCGAAGGCAAGGTGCGTCATTTTGGATTGTCCGAACCGGGTGCCCAGACGGTGCGTCGCGCACACGCGGTGCAACCGGTGAGCGCGCTGCAAAACGAATACTCGCTTTGGACGCGTGGCCCTGAAACCAATGGCATCCTGGGCGCGTGCAAAGAACTTGGCATCGGGCTCGTTGCCTATAGCCCGCTGGGCAAGGGATTTCTCACTGGCGCGATGAACAAGGACACCGCGCTCGGCGACAACGATTTCCGCAAGAACCTCCCGCGCTTCTCCCCCGAAGCCATGGCGGCCAACCAGGCACTGGTCGACCTGCTGAAGGACATCGCTGCCAGTAAGCAGGCGACGCCCGCACAGATCGCGCTGGCGTGGCTGCTCGCGCGCGAACCGTGGATCGTTCCCATCCCCGGCACCACCAAATTGCATCGCCTCGAGGAGAATCTTGGCGCGGTTGACGTCGGGCTAAGTGATTCGGATCTGGCCACCATCGAAAGTGCAGCGGCCAACATCCGCATCGAAGGCGAACGCTATCCGCCCCAGCTCATGGCGACGACCGGCCGCTAG
- a CDS encoding carboxymuconolactone decarboxylase family protein, with protein MTDFTRKPQGPFADVAPALDQLTQQVLFGEVWERAELSKRDRSLITVAALVAQYRLNELPFHLKFAEQNGVTRDELIEAITHLAFYAGWPAASTAVGVARKVFAESA; from the coding sequence ATGACTGATTTCACCCGCAAACCCCAGGGCCCGTTCGCCGACGTCGCGCCCGCGCTCGATCAGCTCACGCAGCAGGTGTTGTTTGGCGAGGTGTGGGAGCGGGCGGAGCTGTCCAAGCGCGATCGCAGCTTGATCACGGTGGCCGCGCTGGTCGCGCAATACCGTCTCAACGAGCTCCCGTTTCATTTGAAGTTCGCGGAGCAGAACGGGGTGACACGCGACGAGCTGATCGAGGCGATCACGCATTTGGCTTTCTACGCGGGCTGGCCGGCGGCGAGCACCGCGGTGGGTGTCGCGCGCAAGGTCTTTGCCGAAAGTGCCTGA
- a CDS encoding LysR family transcriptional regulator, translated as MSGENYNDLQAFLAVARAGSFTRAAAQLGLSQSALSHKIRELEARLGLRLLTRTTRSVSPTEAGEQLMRSLTPSFENIDAALAGLSSLRDKPSGTIRITSSEHAAATILWPVLQTFLPNYPDIRVEVISDATLTDIVAERFDAGIRLGEQIALDMVAVPVGPPTRLVVAGTPTYLDAHPAIVTPRDLTGHDCINLRFLTHGGLYAWEFEKGSHALNVRVDGRLTFNSLDRILAAALAGFGLAYLPEDMVRPQIEAGHLRQVLDDWCPLFPGYHLYYPSRRQPSAAFALLVEALRYRA; from the coding sequence ATGAGCGGCGAGAACTACAACGACCTGCAGGCGTTTCTCGCCGTGGCCCGGGCGGGTAGCTTTACGCGCGCAGCCGCCCAGCTGGGGCTGTCGCAATCGGCGCTGAGCCACAAGATTCGCGAGCTGGAAGCGCGACTCGGCCTGCGGCTGCTCACGCGCACCACGCGCAGCGTGTCGCCCACGGAAGCCGGCGAGCAGCTGATGCGGTCGCTGACGCCAAGCTTCGAGAACATCGATGCCGCCCTGGCCGGCCTGAGCTCCCTGCGCGACAAGCCCAGCGGCACCATCCGCATCACCAGCAGCGAGCACGCCGCCGCGACCATCCTGTGGCCGGTGTTGCAAACCTTCCTGCCGAACTACCCGGACATCCGTGTCGAAGTGATCAGCGATGCCACGCTCACCGACATCGTGGCCGAGCGCTTCGATGCCGGCATCCGCCTCGGCGAGCAGATCGCCCTCGACATGGTGGCCGTGCCCGTCGGCCCGCCCACGCGCCTCGTCGTGGCCGGCACGCCCACCTATCTCGATGCCCATCCGGCGATCGTCACGCCACGCGACCTCACCGGGCACGACTGCATCAACCTTCGCTTTCTCACCCACGGCGGCCTTTATGCGTGGGAGTTCGAGAAGGGCAGCCATGCACTCAATGTGCGCGTCGACGGTCGACTGACCTTCAACAGCCTCGACCGCATCCTTGCCGCCGCGCTCGCCGGCTTCGGCCTGGCCTACCTGCCCGAGGACATGGTCCGTCCACAGATCGAAGCAGGCCATCTGCGCCAGGTGCTCGATGACTGGTGCCCGCTGTTCCCTGGCTATCACCTGTACTACCCCAGCCGTCGGCAACCCTCGGCTGCATTCGCCTTGCTGGTCGAAGCGCTGCGCTACCGGGCGTAA
- a CDS encoding acyltransferase family protein has translation MERRHDIDTLRVLAFGLLILYHVGMVYVAPVSDWGFNMKSDYLAPWLTYPMLFLNRWRMELLFLISGLAVHFLRGRVSLGRLAAKRSWRLLLPLVFGMLVVVPVQPYVEGVSKGDITPGFLAFLPYYWAHGYKAYGLTWNHLWYLPYLWLYTMVLLAMLPAMESHPGRTLRAWLQRLRGGPLLLLPALPLIFAGTLNERFPETHALVGDWYAHALYFTMFLYGYLIGTDQGLWKELARLRRASLVTALTCFALYLFLDKFAGAVIHHRLTPTSICIGHVLIQTLRYLYCWTAIVAILGWGHAYLNRPFRWLPYAREAVYPWYVLHQSVMLWLAYGLLPMHLGPVLEPVLMVLGTAAGCAVIHEVVIRRTRWLRPLFGLDAQNRTRVEAPRLAGESA, from the coding sequence ATGGAACGCCGCCACGACATCGACACCCTGCGCGTACTCGCCTTTGGCCTGCTGATCCTCTATCACGTCGGGATGGTCTACGTGGCCCCCGTGTCCGACTGGGGCTTCAACATGAAAAGCGACTACCTCGCCCCGTGGCTGACCTACCCGATGCTCTTTCTCAACCGCTGGCGGATGGAACTGCTGTTCCTGATCTCCGGCCTGGCCGTGCATTTCCTGCGCGGGCGCGTCTCGCTGGGTCGGCTGGCGGCGAAGCGGAGCTGGCGTCTGCTGCTGCCGCTGGTGTTCGGCATGCTGGTGGTCGTCCCGGTGCAGCCGTACGTGGAGGGGGTCAGCAAAGGTGACATCACCCCGGGCTTCCTGGCCTTCCTGCCCTACTACTGGGCCCATGGCTACAAGGCCTATGGCCTGACCTGGAACCACCTGTGGTACCTGCCCTACTTGTGGCTCTACACCATGGTGCTGCTGGCGATGTTGCCCGCCATGGAATCCCATCCCGGCCGCACGCTGCGCGCGTGGTTGCAACGGCTGCGAGGCGGCCCGCTCCTGCTGCTGCCCGCGCTGCCCCTGATATTCGCCGGCACCTTGAACGAGCGCTTTCCGGAAACGCACGCGCTGGTCGGCGACTGGTACGCCCATGCGCTGTACTTCACGATGTTCCTCTACGGGTATCTGATCGGCACGGATCAGGGCTTGTGGAAGGAACTGGCGCGCCTGCGCCGGGCCTCGCTGGTGACGGCGCTGACCTGCTTCGCGCTGTACCTGTTTCTCGACAAGTTTGCGGGTGCGGTGATCCACCACCGCCTCACACCCACGTCGATCTGCATCGGCCATGTGCTGATCCAGACGCTGCGTTACCTGTACTGCTGGACCGCCATCGTCGCGATCCTTGGCTGGGGCCACGCGTATCTCAATCGCCCCTTCCGCTGGCTGCCTTATGCCCGTGAGGCGGTCTACCCGTGGTACGTGCTGCATCAGAGCGTGATGCTGTGGCTGGCCTACGGTTTGTTGCCGATGCACCTGGGACCGGTGCTGGAGCCGGTGCTGATGGTGTTGGGCACGGCGGCCGGGTGCGCGGTGATCCATGAGGTCGTCATTCGCCGGACCCGCTGGCTGCGCCCGTTGTTTGGGCTCGACGCACAAAACAGGACTCGCGTCGAAGCCCCACGCCTTGCCGGCGAATCCGCCTGA
- a CDS encoding helix-turn-helix domain-containing protein, whose amino-acid sequence MAIIVRLDVMLALRKVRSRELAEFVGITESNLSLLKSGHVRGVRFETLGKICEYLQCQPGDLLAWEPDEASAED is encoded by the coding sequence ATGGCGATCATCGTTCGACTCGACGTCATGCTTGCCCTGAGAAAAGTGCGCTCGCGAGAGCTCGCCGAGTTCGTGGGCATCACCGAATCCAACCTGTCCCTGCTCAAATCCGGCCACGTGCGCGGCGTGCGCTTCGAAACCCTGGGCAAGATCTGTGAGTACCTGCAATGCCAGCCGGGTGATTTGCTGGCGTGGGAACCGGATGAAGCTTCGGCGGAGGATTAG
- a CDS encoding DUF2975 domain-containing protein, with amino-acid sequence MARALARAAWVGAAACAVITLWGMLGANGAGPVAATLATDGLPRGWAAAIAAVIALCTCFALIELARALGCVREDTLFSATVTRHFRRFATLLMVAALVRLLLPAAVTVGLAMASGADGARLHFDGDDLVALLPIAAFFFVARLLDQAARLEEDHRSIV; translated from the coding sequence ATGGCCCGCGCGCTGGCCCGGGCGGCCTGGGTGGGGGCTGCGGCGTGTGCGGTCATCACCTTGTGGGGCATGCTGGGCGCGAATGGCGCGGGGCCGGTTGCCGCCACGTTGGCGACGGACGGCCTCCCGCGCGGATGGGCTGCCGCCATCGCCGCAGTCATCGCCCTATGTACCTGCTTCGCCCTGATCGAGCTCGCCCGCGCGCTCGGATGCGTTCGCGAAGACACCTTGTTCTCTGCCACCGTGACGCGACACTTTCGCCGCTTTGCGACGCTCCTGATGGTGGCGGCCCTGGTGCGCCTGTTGCTCCCCGCTGCCGTAACGGTCGGCCTGGCGATGGCCTCCGGGGCGGACGGCGCGCGCCTGCATTTCGATGGCGACGACCTGGTGGCCCTGTTGCCGATCGCAGCCTTTTTCTTCGTGGCGCGCCTGCTCGACCAGGCAGCACGCCTCGAAGAAGATCACCGTTCCATCGTGTGA
- a CDS encoding aspartyl protease family protein: MSRPGRTLLFALLFGMALSPATATQTKPLSRAEVMQLLRHAGHGEVFRLDEQQARIADPHLALLARARLAASKLDAQAACDLVDEYIASAPQPGERSLAWAITADASFADGDYVTAAKAAHAWARSLGNSQRHADERTDAQQMAGLADLLASVAPQTVDDYEPRAEALTRDKVGLLRANVRVNGKPQAMVIDTGANLSVMSLSTAHTLGLRMLDGDAHVGSASQQAVASRIGIAEHLHFAGLDLSDVPFLVLDDAQLAMPVPGGYQIDAILGFPVLRQLQRLTFTADGKLLPARSSGDAQKDANLRMVGSDLYVKVQLGDMPVAMHLDSGASHSSLSARFAAEHASMVKGWRTRKEGVGGAGGSRTRRVATWSNVDVGIGVQHVTLPTLAVALDSAGNVKEPNVLGNDILRAFDQWTLDFQRMEFTVGEALHETSTRSSTN, from the coding sequence ATGAGCCGCCCAGGCCGCACCTTGCTGTTCGCCCTGCTCTTTGGCATGGCGCTTTCGCCCGCCACGGCCACCCAGACCAAGCCCCTGAGCCGCGCCGAAGTGATGCAATTGCTGCGTCATGCAGGCCATGGGGAGGTCTTTCGCCTGGACGAACAGCAGGCGCGCATCGCCGACCCTCACCTGGCCCTGCTGGCACGTGCACGACTCGCTGCGTCGAAACTGGACGCGCAAGCAGCGTGCGATCTGGTCGACGAATACATCGCCAGTGCACCCCAACCCGGCGAGCGGTCGCTCGCATGGGCCATCACCGCCGACGCAAGTTTTGCCGACGGCGACTATGTCACCGCTGCAAAGGCGGCGCACGCCTGGGCCAGGTCACTGGGGAACAGCCAACGCCATGCGGACGAGCGCACCGACGCCCAGCAGATGGCCGGCCTCGCCGATCTTCTCGCCAGCGTAGCGCCGCAGACGGTGGATGATTACGAGCCGCGCGCAGAGGCGCTCACTCGCGACAAGGTCGGTTTGCTCCGCGCCAACGTCCGCGTGAATGGCAAGCCCCAGGCCATGGTCATCGATACCGGTGCCAATCTGTCGGTGATGTCCCTGTCCACGGCGCACACGCTGGGACTTCGCATGCTCGATGGCGATGCACACGTCGGCAGCGCCAGCCAGCAAGCGGTTGCCTCGCGCATCGGTATCGCCGAACACCTCCACTTCGCCGGGCTCGACCTGAGCGACGTGCCATTCCTCGTGCTCGATGATGCGCAACTGGCGATGCCGGTACCCGGCGGCTATCAGATCGACGCCATCCTTGGCTTCCCTGTCCTGCGACAGCTACAGCGACTGACCTTCACCGCCGACGGCAAGCTGTTGCCCGCGCGCAGCAGCGGCGATGCGCAAAAGGATGCCAACCTGCGCATGGTCGGCAGCGACCTTTATGTCAAGGTGCAGCTGGGCGACATGCCCGTCGCGATGCACCTGGACAGCGGCGCGTCGCACTCGTCCCTGTCGGCACGCTTTGCCGCCGAGCACGCATCGATGGTGAAGGGGTGGCGCACCCGCAAGGAAGGGGTGGGTGGCGCAGGCGGTTCGCGCACGCGTCGCGTCGCGACGTGGTCGAACGTCGACGTGGGCATCGGCGTGCAACACGTGACGCTCCCGACACTGGCAGTGGCGCTCGACAGCGCCGGCAACGTCAAGGAACCCAACGTCCTTGGCAACGACATCCTGCGCGCCTTCGATCAGTGGACGCTGGATTTCCAGCGCATGGAATTCACTGTGGGAGAGGCGCTGCACGAAACCTCGACGCGGTCATCGACGAACTGA
- a CDS encoding energy transducer TonB, translating to MVLAIGFVSLLYGGAHQFWYPEQDWTPMDLLYALMVSLLLFVWYRVDSSERNFRRTYGLNVAMVAFSFMALIYYLFRSRGGRSGARATFVVVLGWLGCVALMGIGGTAVSVVQLVVPARSVTMLTIPSPRDELNADVPDLSVPWPKKTDGELCFGKTTVMALVDTSGNVKEIKVESSSGYGALDEAALGAVRRWHFTPVQRHGAPVESYFRVPINMVSSSMTASRFRAAPLPQ from the coding sequence ATGGTGTTGGCGATCGGTTTCGTGTCGCTGCTGTACGGCGGTGCGCATCAGTTTTGGTATCCGGAACAGGATTGGACGCCAATGGATCTGCTGTATGCGCTGATGGTCTCGCTGTTGTTGTTCGTCTGGTATCGCGTGGACTCAAGCGAGCGGAACTTTCGGCGTACATACGGCCTTAACGTTGCGATGGTGGCCTTCAGCTTCATGGCGCTGATCTACTACCTGTTCCGGTCGCGCGGCGGCCGGTCGGGTGCGCGCGCCACTTTCGTGGTGGTATTGGGGTGGCTGGGCTGCGTGGCGCTCATGGGTATCGGCGGCACCGCGGTGTCAGTTGTCCAGTTAGTCGTCCCTGCCCGAAGCGTGACGATGCTGACCATTCCAAGCCCCCGGGACGAGCTCAACGCCGATGTGCCGGATCTCTCGGTACCCTGGCCGAAGAAGACGGATGGCGAGCTGTGTTTCGGCAAAACCACCGTGATGGCGCTGGTCGACACGTCCGGGAACGTCAAGGAGATCAAGGTTGAGTCGAGCTCGGGCTACGGCGCGCTGGATGAGGCTGCCCTTGGTGCCGTGCGCCGCTGGCATTTCACGCCGGTGCAGCGCCATGGCGCGCCTGTTGAATCCTACTTCCGCGTTCCCATCAACATGGTCAGTTCGTCGATGACCGCGTCGAGGTTTCGTGCAGCGCCTCTCCCACAGTGA